The following coding sequences lie in one Sphingomonas sp. M1-B02 genomic window:
- the cydB gene encoding cytochrome d ubiquinol oxidase subunit II, producing the protein MAEFWTAALALTIFLYVLLDGIDLGVGILFGFERDEDRRRQMLQTVSPIWDGNETWLVVSAAILFAAFPLVYSLVLSAFYLPLMLLLAGLILRGVAFEFRAQSHRTRGLWDIGFWVGSIVAAFVQGCAVGALVVGLPNHGGQFTGGAFFWLNPFAVTSGIALCLGHALLAACWLVRKTEGALRDRARAQALWLLPAVAAALALLLFYSLSLDLPVLHRWSARPEMAVLPAIGLAGGAVLVFGLQRRRDSLPMIGGLIIYVAAFASLAASFLPYMIPFSITYLQAAAPASSLSFMFWFAGIIVLPLTIVYAAVNFLTFWGKIVPEDEGY; encoded by the coding sequence ATGGCCGAGTTCTGGACCGCCGCGCTGGCGCTGACGATCTTCCTCTATGTCCTGCTCGACGGGATCGATCTCGGCGTCGGCATCCTGTTCGGGTTCGAGCGAGATGAAGATCGCCGCCGCCAGATGTTGCAGACCGTTTCGCCGATCTGGGACGGCAACGAAACCTGGCTGGTCGTCTCTGCGGCGATCCTCTTCGCTGCCTTCCCGCTGGTCTATTCGCTGGTGTTAAGCGCCTTTTACCTGCCGCTGATGTTGCTGCTCGCCGGTCTCATCCTGCGCGGCGTGGCATTCGAGTTCAGAGCGCAAAGCCACCGGACGAGAGGGCTGTGGGATATAGGCTTTTGGGTCGGCTCGATCGTCGCCGCCTTTGTTCAGGGCTGCGCGGTCGGGGCGCTGGTTGTCGGATTGCCCAACCATGGCGGGCAATTCACCGGGGGAGCGTTTTTCTGGCTCAACCCGTTCGCCGTGACCAGCGGCATCGCCTTGTGCCTGGGCCACGCCCTGCTCGCGGCGTGCTGGCTGGTCCGCAAGACCGAGGGGGCGCTGCGGGATCGTGCTCGGGCACAGGCGCTGTGGCTGCTGCCCGCCGTCGCTGCTGCGCTTGCGCTACTCTTATTCTATTCGCTGAGCCTCGACTTGCCGGTGCTGCACCGCTGGAGCGCCAGGCCTGAAATGGCCGTGCTTCCTGCGATTGGGCTAGCCGGGGGTGCGGTATTGGTGTTCGGTTTGCAGCGACGGCGGGACAGCCTGCCGATGATCGGCGGGTTGATCATCTATGTCGCCGCGTTCGCTTCGCTGGCGGCGTCGTTCCTGCCCTACATGATTCCCTTCTCGATCACCTATCTCCAGGCGGCTGCGCCGGCGAGCAGTCTGAGCTTCATGTTCTGGTTCGCCGGGATCATCGTGCTGCCTCTCACCATCGTCTACGCCGCGGTCAATTTCCTGACCTTCTGGGGCAAGATAGTCCCCGAGGACGAAGGCTATTGA
- a CDS encoding acetoacetate decarboxylase family protein has product MTAISQLKGFAVPLTSTGKSSIDPAPPWHYSSDCIAIEYWADPEAIAALLPPGMIADPDAGGRCFYWFLDWQFTGENDELTDPARYQYREAFVLIDAIYEGMRVAYCPYIFVDNDAALARGWIQGFPKRLGSVFQTRTFAAPSAAAAPLAPGSRFGASLGAHGERLATARIQLEEAVADPTTVFNRPTTIRRYFPQLVAGKQHEPAVDELTLSLTDDPSIVDMWAGSAELVIPEVAGEDMHLIAPIRVGRGYRFSMSYSVTDLRILNDYRA; this is encoded by the coding sequence GTGACCGCCATCAGTCAGCTCAAGGGATTTGCCGTTCCTCTAACGTCGACGGGCAAGTCGTCGATAGACCCGGCGCCACCCTGGCATTATTCGAGCGATTGTATCGCCATCGAATATTGGGCTGATCCCGAAGCGATCGCGGCGCTGCTGCCGCCCGGAATGATCGCCGATCCCGACGCCGGCGGCCGCTGTTTCTACTGGTTCCTCGATTGGCAGTTCACCGGGGAAAATGACGAGCTGACCGATCCTGCGCGCTACCAGTATCGCGAGGCATTCGTGCTGATCGATGCGATCTATGAAGGCATGCGCGTGGCGTATTGCCCCTATATCTTCGTCGACAATGACGCTGCGCTCGCGCGCGGCTGGATCCAGGGATTTCCCAAAAGGCTCGGCAGCGTCTTCCAGACCCGCACCTTCGCCGCGCCGAGCGCCGCTGCCGCCCCACTGGCACCCGGCAGCCGCTTCGGCGCCAGCCTCGGCGCGCATGGCGAGCGCCTCGCCACCGCGCGCATCCAGCTCGAGGAAGCGGTCGCGGACCCGACTACCGTGTTCAATCGCCCGACGACGATCCGCCGCTACTTCCCGCAACTCGTAGCCGGCAAACAGCACGAGCCCGCCGTGGATGAGCTGACGCTCTCGCTCACCGACGATCCGAGCATCGTCGATATGTGGGCAGGCAGCGCGGAACTCGTGATCCCCGAAGTTGCCGGTGAGGACATGCACTTGATCGCGCCAATCCGGGTCGGCCGCGGATATCGCTTCTCGATGTCCTATTCGGTCACCGACCTGCGCATCCTCAACGATTATCGCGCCTGA
- the poxB gene encoding ubiquinone-dependent pyruvate dehydrogenase gives MTTVAHQFIETLAAAGVKRIYGVVGDSLNGLTEALRQHGGIEWVHVRHEEVAAFAAAADAHLTGELAVCAGSCGPGNLHLINGLFDCQRSRVPVLAIAAHIPSAEIGSGYFQETHPQELFRECSHYCELVSDPAQMPRCLEIGIRTAIGERGVSVIVIPGDVALRPAIDSPPPKPAGLLPRPPIVVPPERDLDTLAALLNEDRRVTILCGSGCAGAHPELIELAGRLKAPIVHSLKGKEFVEYDNPYDVGPTGLIGFASGYYAMADTDILLMLGTDFPYRQFYPRGSGVKIAQVDIRPGQLGRRVSLDLGLVGEVRETIRALLPKLAEKDDSTHLDQAVGHYRRTRKELDALATGEPGSGRIHPQQIAKALSDLASEDAIFTFDVGLPVAWAARYLAMNGKRRLVGSLWHGSMANAMPMALGAQVAFPKRQVISLSGDGGFTMLMGDLLTFRQYGLPAKIVVFNNGSLGFIETEQRSTGFLPFGTDLDNPNFAAMAEAIGIMGVRIEDPGDVESGIRRALEHDGPALIDAVVTRTELPIPPSINLEMAKGFTLYMARAIMNGRGDQLIDLARTNLWR, from the coding sequence ATGACCACCGTTGCCCATCAATTCATCGAGACCCTCGCCGCCGCCGGGGTCAAGCGCATCTACGGCGTCGTCGGTGACAGCCTCAACGGCCTTACCGAGGCGCTGCGTCAGCATGGCGGCATCGAATGGGTGCATGTCCGGCATGAGGAGGTCGCTGCCTTCGCCGCCGCTGCCGATGCGCATCTGACCGGCGAGCTCGCGGTGTGCGCGGGAAGCTGCGGGCCGGGCAACCTTCATCTCATCAACGGGCTGTTCGATTGCCAGCGCTCGCGCGTGCCGGTTCTGGCGATTGCCGCGCATATTCCCTCCGCGGAGATCGGCTCGGGCTATTTCCAGGAGACGCATCCGCAGGAGCTGTTCCGCGAGTGCAGCCACTATTGCGAATTGGTCTCGGACCCCGCCCAGATGCCGCGGTGCCTCGAGATCGGCATCCGCACCGCGATCGGCGAGCGCGGCGTTTCGGTCATCGTCATTCCCGGCGACGTCGCGTTGCGGCCGGCAATCGACAGCCCCCCACCCAAGCCGGCCGGCCTTTTGCCCAGGCCGCCGATCGTCGTGCCCCCCGAACGCGATCTCGATACGCTGGCGGCGTTGCTCAACGAAGACCGGCGGGTCACGATCCTGTGCGGATCGGGCTGCGCCGGCGCGCATCCCGAACTAATCGAACTGGCCGGCCGCCTCAAGGCGCCGATCGTCCATTCGCTCAAGGGCAAGGAATTCGTCGAATATGACAATCCCTACGATGTCGGCCCGACCGGGCTGATCGGATTTGCGTCAGGCTATTATGCGATGGCCGACACCGACATTTTGCTCATGCTCGGCACCGATTTTCCCTACCGCCAATTCTATCCCAGGGGCAGCGGCGTCAAGATCGCACAGGTCGATATCCGGCCAGGGCAATTGGGCCGGCGGGTTTCGCTCGATCTGGGTCTGGTCGGCGAGGTCCGCGAGACGATCCGCGCATTGCTGCCCAAGCTCGCCGAGAAGGACGACAGCACCCATCTCGACCAAGCGGTGGGGCATTATCGCCGAACCCGCAAGGAGCTCGATGCTCTCGCCACCGGCGAGCCGGGATCGGGCCGCATCCACCCGCAGCAGATCGCAAAGGCGTTGAGCGATCTCGCTTCGGAAGATGCGATCTTCACCTTCGACGTCGGCCTGCCAGTTGCATGGGCGGCGCGCTATCTTGCGATGAACGGCAAGCGCCGGCTCGTCGGGTCGCTCTGGCATGGCTCGATGGCCAACGCGATGCCGATGGCGCTCGGCGCGCAGGTGGCATTTCCGAAGCGGCAGGTGATCTCGCTTTCGGGGGATGGCGGCTTCACCATGCTGATGGGCGATCTGCTGACCTTCCGCCAATATGGCCTGCCCGCCAAGATCGTCGTGTTCAACAATGGCTCGCTTGGCTTCATCGAGACCGAGCAGCGCTCGACCGGCTTTCTGCCCTTCGGCACCGATCTCGACAATCCCAACTTCGCAGCAATGGCGGAGGCGATCGGCATCATGGGCGTTCGCATTGAGGATCCCGGCGATGTCGAGAGCGGCATCCGCAGGGCGCTGGAGCATGACGGCCCGGCGCTGATCGACGCGGTCGTCACCCGAACGGAGCTTCCGATCCCGCCTTCGATCAATCTCGAGATGGCCAAGGGGTTCACGCTCTATATGGCGCGCGCCATCATGAACGGGCGGGGAGACCAACTGATCGACCTCGCCCGCACCAATTTGTGGCGTTGA
- a CDS encoding FAD-binding and (Fe-S)-binding domain-containing protein: MHKLFQADPKRLGRPAGPPMADALPDYRVDGSPPELRDALVDLLGADQVLDRLIDLVRYASDASAYRYVPNVVVKPRTPDEMMKLLSYCRINGRKAVFRAAGTSLNGQSQGDDILIDVRAHWQGCSVEADGDLLRTKPGTILGHANARLARFKRKLGPDPASHGACTIGGVIANNAGGMRCTLDRDAYHTLADCTFILPSGTLIDTGRVGAEARFAELEPELAEGLMALRAELIADTALAERVRHKYAIRNTHGYRLCALLDGETPLQIFKRLLVGSEGTLAFIADATLRTVPLPSISGVAFVVFPTIDAAVTQVPELVARGASAVELMVAPALTAASAFIPGTPSYWAKLDPKAAALLVEFSADSEEELAAKEAEVTSFLEAGDLVRPVEFTSLAEAVELAWHVREGLLGLVGKQRPAGTTLLTEDVCFPPHNLAAAAHDLQALLERHGFPPGIAGHAAHGNLHFMLVAKLDEEESRQRYSAFMLDLVELVGRKYDGSLKAEHGTGINMAPFVEAEWGEKATAMMWRIKQLADPEGVLGPNVILTRDKDVHLKALKSIPSIEATSDATQCIECGFCEPVCPSRNVTTTPRQRIVIRREMARQAPRSPVLTQLQEDYEYDAIETCAGDGMCSTRCPIGINTGSLMRSYRRLERSERSEAIALGVARRWALVERVSRVALGATLIAQKTVGLAPLRWASGAARAVISPDLIPTVPGPMPRPGKALPKNAKEDAAAVYFPACINRIFGRDPDCRDAMSLPEALLSVSERAGRPLWIPPDVRGLCCATPFGSKGFDKAHGYMASRIADAFWRWSDDGTLPVVVDAVSCTHGLIEDVAGYLSDAERANFAKVRIVDSTEWCRELLPNLNVEEKLRRVVLHPTCSMTHLNLTDALKDVAQAVAEEVEIPIGAGCCGTAGDRGLLHPELVRSATRDELASLSQDPADAYLSANRTCEMGMLHATGRSYESFIYSLERQTRPPTFEH; the protein is encoded by the coding sequence ATGCACAAGCTTTTCCAAGCGGATCCGAAGCGCCTTGGCCGCCCTGCGGGCCCGCCGATGGCGGATGCTCTGCCGGACTACCGGGTTGACGGCAGCCCGCCCGAGCTTCGCGATGCGCTGGTCGATTTGCTGGGCGCCGATCAGGTCCTCGACCGGCTCATCGATCTCGTGCGCTATGCGTCGGATGCGAGCGCCTATCGCTATGTGCCCAACGTCGTCGTGAAACCTCGCACGCCCGACGAAATGATGAAGCTGCTCAGCTATTGCCGTATCAATGGCCGCAAGGCGGTGTTCCGCGCGGCGGGGACCAGTCTCAACGGCCAGTCGCAGGGCGACGATATCCTTATCGATGTCCGCGCGCATTGGCAGGGGTGCAGCGTCGAGGCCGATGGCGATTTGTTGCGCACCAAGCCGGGAACGATCCTGGGTCATGCCAATGCGCGGCTCGCCCGTTTCAAGCGCAAGCTCGGCCCCGATCCCGCCAGCCACGGCGCCTGCACCATCGGCGGTGTGATCGCCAACAATGCCGGCGGTATGCGCTGCACGCTCGATCGAGACGCGTATCACACGCTGGCCGATTGCACTTTCATCTTGCCCTCGGGGACGCTCATCGACACTGGCCGGGTCGGCGCTGAAGCGCGCTTCGCCGAGCTGGAGCCAGAACTGGCCGAAGGCCTGATGGCCCTGCGCGCCGAATTGATCGCGGACACCGCCCTGGCCGAACGGGTGCGGCACAAATATGCGATACGCAACACCCACGGCTATCGCTTGTGCGCATTGCTGGATGGCGAGACGCCGCTGCAGATCTTCAAGCGGCTGCTGGTCGGGTCGGAGGGCACGTTGGCGTTCATCGCCGATGCGACGTTGCGCACCGTTCCTTTGCCCAGCATCTCCGGCGTGGCGTTCGTGGTGTTCCCGACCATCGACGCCGCAGTGACGCAGGTGCCCGAACTCGTGGCCCGGGGGGCGTCCGCAGTCGAGCTGATGGTCGCGCCGGCGCTCACCGCCGCGAGCGCATTCATTCCGGGAACGCCCAGTTATTGGGCGAAGCTGGATCCCAAGGCGGCGGCCTTGCTGGTCGAGTTCAGCGCCGATTCCGAGGAGGAACTGGCGGCCAAGGAAGCCGAGGTCACCAGCTTCCTCGAGGCAGGCGACCTGGTTCGCCCGGTCGAATTCACCAGCCTCGCCGAAGCCGTCGAACTCGCCTGGCATGTGCGCGAGGGGCTGTTGGGCCTGGTCGGCAAGCAGCGGCCTGCGGGAACCACGCTCCTGACCGAGGATGTCTGCTTTCCGCCGCACAATCTCGCCGCTGCCGCCCATGACCTCCAGGCGCTACTCGAACGGCACGGCTTCCCGCCCGGGATCGCCGGCCACGCCGCGCACGGCAACCTCCACTTCATGCTCGTCGCCAAGCTCGACGAGGAAGAAAGCCGGCAGCGCTATTCGGCGTTCATGCTGGACCTCGTCGAGCTCGTCGGGCGCAAATATGACGGTTCGCTCAAGGCCGAGCATGGCACCGGGATCAACATGGCGCCGTTCGTCGAAGCCGAATGGGGCGAGAAGGCCACCGCGATGATGTGGCGGATCAAGCAGCTCGCCGACCCCGAAGGCGTGCTCGGGCCGAACGTGATCCTCACCCGCGACAAGGACGTGCATCTCAAGGCGCTCAAATCGATCCCGTCGATCGAAGCGACCTCGGACGCCACGCAATGCATCGAATGCGGGTTCTGCGAGCCGGTCTGCCCGAGCCGCAACGTCACCACTACGCCGCGCCAGCGGATCGTCATTCGCCGCGAAATGGCGCGCCAGGCACCGCGATCTCCAGTCCTGACGCAGCTGCAAGAAGACTATGAATATGACGCGATCGAAACCTGCGCCGGCGACGGCATGTGTTCGACGCGCTGCCCGATTGGAATCAATACCGGCAGCTTGATGCGCTCCTATCGCCGCCTCGAACGCAGCGAGCGCAGCGAGGCCATCGCTCTCGGCGTGGCGCGCCGCTGGGCACTGGTCGAGCGTGTCTCCCGGGTCGCGCTGGGTGCCACCTTGATTGCTCAGAAAACGGTAGGCCTCGCTCCGTTGAGATGGGCCAGCGGCGCAGCGCGCGCAGTGATATCGCCAGACCTCATTCCCACCGTGCCGGGACCGATGCCGCGACCGGGCAAGGCGCTCCCGAAAAATGCGAAAGAGGACGCGGCGGCGGTGTATTTTCCGGCGTGCATAAATCGCATCTTCGGTCGCGACCCCGATTGCCGCGACGCCATGAGCCTGCCCGAGGCGCTGCTGAGCGTTTCGGAGCGCGCAGGGCGCCCGTTATGGATTCCGCCCGACGTTCGCGGGCTTTGCTGCGCCACTCCCTTTGGCTCGAAGGGTTTCGACAAGGCGCATGGCTATATGGCGTCGCGCATCGCCGATGCGTTCTGGCGCTGGTCCGACGACGGCACGCTGCCGGTGGTCGTTGATGCCGTATCGTGCACACATGGGCTGATCGAGGATGTCGCCGGATATCTGAGCGATGCCGAGCGCGCGAACTTCGCGAAAGTTCGCATCGTCGATTCGACCGAATGGTGCCGTGAGCTTCTACCGAACTTGAATGTCGAGGAGAAGTTGCGCCGCGTCGTGCTCCATCCGACCTGTTCGATGACGCACCTCAACCTGACCGACGCGCTCAAGGATGTCGCCCAAGCGGTCGCCGAGGAAGTCGAGATCCCGATCGGCGCCGGTTGCTGCGGAACGGCCGG